In Asterias amurensis chromosome 4, ASM3211899v1, one genomic interval encodes:
- the LOC139936403 gene encoding beta-1,3-galactosyltransferase 1-like, translating into MPQLLHFLLLLVGGVVSLVLLFNTSGPVNTLERFQLDGPRLSRSRPVTFTASDVDNSANWTTVYLEHLQKAYETPHKEHVNPHNFKLRLDEPMACVDVESGTPKHVVLLVLISTVHANYGRRQAIRETWGSPKKLADLHVVTLFLLGNTSNINFEKRIIEESSHYHDLLLEDFKDTYKNLTLKTMMAMKWASTHCPQASFVMKTDDDMYVSYRNILDYIMVSNAPDTNLAFGLVLAGQAPVRNKRSKWYMSEELFSGDVYPPWLSGGGFVLSGDLPARIYAASLDIGYLYLEDVYVGFCLKKLEISVVMNQQFNNMNVPYSYCRYRNIITSHHIAPDLLRTIWADQQRSTPCWLLT; encoded by the coding sequence ATGCCTCAATTACTTCACTTTCTACTACTGTTGGTCGGAGGAGTGGTTTCACTAGTGCTTCTTTTCAACACCAGCGGACCTGTCAACACCCTGGAGAGGTTTCAGCTTGATGGTCCACGGTTAAGCCGTAGCAGACCGGTGACTTTCACCGCCAGTGACGTCGACAACTCTGCTAACTGGACAACAGTCTACTTGGAACACTTACAAAAGGCTTATGAAACACCCCATAAGGAACATGTCAATCCGCATAACTTTAAACTTCGTTTGGATGAGCCCATGGCATGTGTGGACGTGGAAAGCGGGACTCCGAAGCATGTGGTGCTACTGGTGCTTATTTCCACTGTTCATGCTAATTATGGACGTAGGCAAGCGATACGGGAAACATGGGGGAGTCCGAAGAAGCTCGCAGACCTACATGTTGTGACCTTATTCCTTCTTGGCAATACGAGTAACATAAACTTTGAAAAGAGGATAATAGAAGAGAGCTCACATTATCACGATCTTTTACTTGAGGATTTCAAGGACACCTACAAGAACCTAACGTTGAAGACCATGATGGCGATGAAGTGGGCAAGTACTCATTGCCCGCAAGCTTCTTTTGTTATGAAGACAGATGACGATATGTACGTCAGCTACCGCAACATCTTGGACTACATCATGGTCTCCAATGCCCCGGACACCAACTTGGCGTTTGGGCTCGTACTCGCTGGTCAAGCCCCGGTGAGGAATAAGAGAAGTAAGTGGTACATGTCTGAGGAGTTATTCTCCGGAGACGTTTACCCACCTTGGCTTTCTGGCGGAGGGTTCGTCCTGTCGGGGGATCTTCCCGCCCGAATCTATGCAGCATCTCTTGATATCGGCTACCTCTATCTTGAAGACGTCTACGTCGGATTTTGTCTGAAGAAGCTTGAGATATCAGTGGTGATGAATCAGCAATTTAATAATATGAATGTGCCGTACTCGTATTGTAGGTACCGTAATATCATCACCTCCCATCATATTGCTCCTGATTTACTCAGGACAATTTGGGCAGATCAGCAAAGGAGTACTCCATGCTGGCTCTTAACTTGA